In Vicugna pacos chromosome 1, VicPac4, whole genome shotgun sequence, a single window of DNA contains:
- the LOC102529733 gene encoding phospholipid scramblase 1-like translates to MAFCDLQPTIQWMQTPGSILNCPPGLEYLTQVNQLLVCQRFDLLEVLSHFETNKTYDVMDNQGQRIYFAEEKSNCFLRHFCGPSRPFTMTIYDNRGCDVIAMHKALRWGCCWSNCCLQKLKVEAPPGEIIGYVYQYYHPFLPMFKIKNEKKEDVMKIRGPCVVSSCLKELNFNLLSLDEEIVIGKISKQWAGFMRELFTNADKFGIQFPFDLDVKIKALMLGASFLIDYMYFELWS, encoded by the exons ATGGCTTTTTGTGATTTACAACCTACGATACAATGGATGCAAACACCAGGGTCAATACTCAACTGTCCACCTGGACTGGAATATTTAACTCAG GTTAATCAGTTACTAGTGTGTCAGCGTTTTGATCTGCTGGAAG TCCTTAGCCAttttgaaactaacaaaacatatGATGTCATGGACAATCAAGGACAGAGAATTTACtttgcagaagagaaaagtaactgtTTCCTCAGACACTTCTGTGGACCTTCAAGGCCTTTTACCATGACAATTTATGATAACAGAGGCTGTGATGTCATCGCTATGCATAAAGCTCTAAGATGGGGCTGTTGCTGGAGTAACTGCTGCCTACAAAAG ctgaaagttGAGGCTCCTCCAGGAGAAATAATTGGATATGTTTATCAATACTATCACCCATTTTTgccaatgtttaaaataaaaaatgaaaaaaaggaggaTGTAATGAAAATCCGAGGGCCATGTGTGGTTTCTAGCTGTCTCAAAGAACTAAATTTTAAT ttattgtcCCTGGATGAAGAAATAGTAATTGGTAAGATTTCAAAACAGTGGGCTGGATTTATGAGGGAGCTATTCACCAATGCTGACAAATTTGGGATCCAGTTTCCATTTGATCTTGATGTTAAAATAAAAGCATTGATGCTTGGAGCAAGTTTCCTCatt